In a single window of the Euwallacea fornicatus isolate EFF26 chromosome 5, ASM4011564v1, whole genome shotgun sequence genome:
- the ple gene encoding tyrosine 3-monooxygenase: protein MAAVAAAQKNREMFAIKKSYSVENGYPARRRSLVDDARFETLVVKQTKQTVLDEARLRSNDSSVDPEFEQHTNQQTEGQSGNKDDANLTEEEVVLANAISEDPDSEKTIQRAALILYLKEGMNSLSRVLKSIEKYQGVVVHLETRPNQKDNLQLDVLIKIDMSRINLLQLLKNLRQSQTLQHANLIGEDNISVKNPWFPRHASELDNCNHLMTKYEPDLDMNHPGFADKVYRERRKEIAEIAFGYKFGDPMPHIEYTDTENKTWKSVFNTVMDLAPKHACVEYRKVFKLLQEEGLFVAERIPQLEDMSKFMQKHTGFSLRPAAGLLTARDFLASLAFRIFQSTQYIRHINSPFHTPEPDAIHEILGHMPLLADPSFAQFSQEIGLASLGASDAEIEKLSTVYWFTVEFGLCKEAGETKVYGAGLLSAYGELLHALSDKPELRPFDPATTAVQPYQDQEYQPIYYVAESFEDMKDKFRRWVSDMSRPFEVRFNPHTGRVEVLDSVEKLESLLHQLNTEIMHLANAINKMKAPTLS from the exons AATGGGTATCCAGCCAGGCGTAGATCTTTGGTCGACGATGCCCGGTTCGAAACTCTGGTCGTGAAGCAGACCAAGCAAACAGTGCTGGATGAAGCGAGGCTTAGGTCTAATG ATTCTAGCGTAGACCCCGAGTTTGAGCAACACACCAATCAACAGACAGAAGGGCAGTCCGGCAACAAAGACG ATGCCAACCTCACAGAAGAAGAAGTGGTCCTGGCCAATGCCATTTCCGAAGATCCAGATTCCGAAAAGACCATCCAAAGAGCCGCTCTCATCCTCTACCTAAAAGAGGGAATGAACTCCCTATCCCGCGTGCTCAAATCTATCGAAAAGTACCAGGGGGTGGTGGTGCACCTGGAAACCCGTCCGAATCAGAAAGATAACTTGCAGCTGGACGTTTTGATCAAGATCGATATGTCCAGAATCAACCTGCTGCAGTTGCTGAAGAATTTGAGGCAATCGCAGACCTTGCAACACGCCAACCTTATCGGTGAGGATAACATTTCGGTAAAAAACCCCTGGTTTCCGCGACATGCCAGTGAACTGGATAACTGCAACCATTTGATGACCAAATACGAACCGGATCTAGACATGAATCATCCAGGATTTGCTGATAAGGTTTATAGAGAGCGAAGGAAGGAGATCGCCGAGATCGCTTTTGGATACAAATT TGGAGACCCGATGCCACATATCGAATACACGGACACTGAGAACAAAACCTGGAAATCCGTTTTCAATACTGTGATGGATTTGGCTCCAAAACACGCCTGCGTAGAATACCGCAAAGTGTTCAAATTGCTACAAGAGGAGGGACTTTTCGTGGCGGAGAGAATTCCTCAGCTTGAGGACATGTCCAAGTTCATGCAGAAGCACACAGGATTTTCCTTGAGGCCAGCCGCAGGCCTGCTCACCGCCAGGGACTTTTTGGCCTCACTAGCCTTCAGAATTTTCCAGAGCACCCAGTATATCAGGCACATTAATTCGCCTTTCCACACCCCGGAACC GGACGCAATCCACGAAATCCTAGGCCACATGCCCTTACTGGCCGACCCAAGTTTCGCCCAATTCTCCCAAGAAATCGGCTTAGCCTCCTTGGGCGCCTCTGACGCAGAAATCGAGAAATTGTCCACT GTTTACTGGTTCACCGTCGAATTCGGTCTATGTAAAGAGGCTGGAGAGACCAAAGTCTACGGCGCAGGCCTATTGTCCGCCTACGGAGAATTGCTCCACGCCCTTTCAGACAAACCGGAGCTGAGACCCTTCGACCCTGCGACCACGGCGGTGCAACCCTATCAGGACCAAGAGTACCAACCCATTTACTATGTGGCCGAGAGCTTCGAGGACATGAAGGACAAATTCAGGAGGTGGGTGAGTGATATGAGCAGGCCCTTCGAGGTGAGGTTCAACCCCCACACTGGAAGGGTGGAGGTCCTGGATTCGGTTGAGAAGTTGGAGAGTTTGCTGCATCAGCTGAACACTGAGATCATGCATTTGGCGAATGCGATCAACAAAATGAAGGCCCCTACGCTCAGCTAA
- the LOC136339197 gene encoding uncharacterized protein isoform X1, producing MNVWDMDKLLPSPNSSLEEIQAWNNVMDSTVAFFKACNHVMHIMTNKVNAELKGGYLKEGSHLSEIMRGFEPECQPCKLRSSCGICGRKKRAFLRGASGTASTAEKSAPKGGGGDKCVCVEVKAKQFEEKKDRYRCPRNKFQEREEEGHSSEEHPVEVVCGWDDTPGNRVSKVMEKLATAQQEISRLQEEQAKLQNMKTSNQITPNGGPNPETLYREIMKDDADMIASRCSLKPPRGLPYPTRIPEVFTSGREARRPLMGRFDNNNLVLDFSTARSGTRTLAMPLAALKVARRYCPSHVYTPYSPSSMEAPSSPAVQIDEITRSSQSSMEISTNPNVFPPEVCPCVIRTQGCPSMQSSASSSQASIETSSQEYKEISPNPAYWSRLAVHGDSDAEDQLGCALH from the exons ATGAATGTATGGGACATGGACAAACTCCTGCCGTCTCCCAATAGCTCCCTTGAGGAGATCCAGGCGTGGAACAACGTGATGGACTCCACAGTAGCCTTCTTCAAAGCTTGCAATCATGTGATGCACataatgactaataaggtGAACGCTGAACTTAAAGGGGGCTACCTCAAAGAAGGAAGTCATTTGAGTGAGATTATGAGAGG TTTCGAGCCAGAATGCCAACCGTGCAAACTTAGATCGTCTTGTGGGATTTGCGGGAGAAAGAAAAGAGCCTTTTTGAGGGGTGCCTCAGGCACTGCTTCGACAGCTGAAAAATCTGCTCCCAAAGGTGGAGGAGGTGACAAATGCGTTTGCGTAGAAGTTAAGGCCAAGCAATTTGAAGAGAAGAAAG ACAGATATAGATGCCCAAGGAACAAATTTCAAGAGCGGGAGGAGGAAGGACATTCTTCAGAGGAACATCCAG TCGAGGTGGTTTGTGGATGGGATGACACTCCTGGAAACCGCGTTTCCAAGGTAATGGAAAAGCTGGCCACTGCTCAGCAGGAAATATCGCGTTTACAGGAGGAACAGGCAAAGCTGCAGAACATGAAGACTTCTAATCAAATAACTCCTAATGGTGGGCCTAACCCAGAAACTCTTTATAGAGAGATTATGAAGGACGACGCG GATATGATTGCAAGCCGATGTTCTTTAAAGCCTCCAAGAGGGTTGCCTTACCCTACTAGAATTCCTGAAGTTTTCACTTCCGGCCGAGAGGCACGACGGCCCTTAATGGGTAGATTTGACAACAACAATTTAGTCTTAGATTTTTCAACGGCGAGAAGTGGCACAAGGACACTCGCAATGCCCCTTGCGGCGTTAAAAGTAGCACGAAGGTATTGTCCATCACACGTTTACACGCCTTACAGCCCGTCCTCGATGGAGGCCCCATCATCGCCCGCTGTGCAAATCGACGAAATAACTCGTTCTAGTCAGTCCTCAATGGAAATCTCTACTAACCCTAATGTCTTCCCTCCAGAAG TTTGTCCTTGTGTCATCAGGACACAAGGGTGTCCTTCAATGCAAAGTTCCGCTTCTTCTAGTCAGGCCTCCATCGAGACCTCATCGCAGGAATATAAGGAAATCAGCCCCA ATCCAGCTTACTGGAGCCGTCTTGCAGTCCATGGAGACTCAGATGCTGAGGATCAATTGGGGTGCGCCCTTCATTAA
- the LOC136339197 gene encoding uncharacterized protein isoform X2 translates to MNVWDMDKLLPSPNSSLEEIQAWNNVMDSTVAFFKACNHVMHIMTNKVNAELKGGYLKEGSHLSEIMRGFEPECQPCKLRSSCGICGRKKRAFLRGASGTASTAEKSAPKGGGGDKCVCVEVKAKQFEEKKDIDAQGTNFKSGRRKDILQRNIQEEQAKLQNMKTSNQITPNGGPNPETLYREIMKDDADMIASRCSLKPPRGLPYPTRIPEVFTSGREARRPLMGRFDNNNLVLDFSTARSGTRTLAMPLAALKVARRYCPSHVYTPYSPSSMEAPSSPAVQIDEITRSSQSSMEISTNPNVFPPEVCPCVIRTQGCPSMQSSASSSQASIETSSQEYKEISPNPAYWSRLAVHGDSDAEDQLGCALH, encoded by the exons ATGAATGTATGGGACATGGACAAACTCCTGCCGTCTCCCAATAGCTCCCTTGAGGAGATCCAGGCGTGGAACAACGTGATGGACTCCACAGTAGCCTTCTTCAAAGCTTGCAATCATGTGATGCACataatgactaataaggtGAACGCTGAACTTAAAGGGGGCTACCTCAAAGAAGGAAGTCATTTGAGTGAGATTATGAGAGG TTTCGAGCCAGAATGCCAACCGTGCAAACTTAGATCGTCTTGTGGGATTTGCGGGAGAAAGAAAAGAGCCTTTTTGAGGGGTGCCTCAGGCACTGCTTCGACAGCTGAAAAATCTGCTCCCAAAGGTGGAGGAGGTGACAAATGCGTTTGCGTAGAAGTTAAGGCCAAGCAATTTGAAGAGAAGAAAG ATATAGATGCCCAAGGAACAAATTTCAAGAGCGGGAGGAGGAAGGACATTCTTCAGAGGAACATCCAG GAGGAACAGGCAAAGCTGCAGAACATGAAGACTTCTAATCAAATAACTCCTAATGGTGGGCCTAACCCAGAAACTCTTTATAGAGAGATTATGAAGGACGACGCG GATATGATTGCAAGCCGATGTTCTTTAAAGCCTCCAAGAGGGTTGCCTTACCCTACTAGAATTCCTGAAGTTTTCACTTCCGGCCGAGAGGCACGACGGCCCTTAATGGGTAGATTTGACAACAACAATTTAGTCTTAGATTTTTCAACGGCGAGAAGTGGCACAAGGACACTCGCAATGCCCCTTGCGGCGTTAAAAGTAGCACGAAGGTATTGTCCATCACACGTTTACACGCCTTACAGCCCGTCCTCGATGGAGGCCCCATCATCGCCCGCTGTGCAAATCGACGAAATAACTCGTTCTAGTCAGTCCTCAATGGAAATCTCTACTAACCCTAATGTCTTCCCTCCAGAAG TTTGTCCTTGTGTCATCAGGACACAAGGGTGTCCTTCAATGCAAAGTTCCGCTTCTTCTAGTCAGGCCTCCATCGAGACCTCATCGCAGGAATATAAGGAAATCAGCCCCA ATCCAGCTTACTGGAGCCGTCTTGCAGTCCATGGAGACTCAGATGCTGAGGATCAATTGGGGTGCGCCCTTCATTAA